In Streptomyces durocortorensis, a genomic segment contains:
- a CDS encoding DUF881 domain-containing protein produces MSNSADSPEGPARHTSVWAARALTAAVFALAGLIFVTSANAAKGTDLRSDSSLLKLSDLIRERSEKNAELNESTAAVRSDIEALAQRDDGSTKAEDAKLEALEKAAGTTEITGHSVSVTLDDAPPDATANPGYPEPQPNDLVIHQQDLQAVVNALWQGGARGIQVMDQRLISTSAVRCVGNTLILQGRVYSPPYKVTAIGDPGRLKRALNDSTAIQNYQLYVKAYGLGWKVDENEAVTLPGYSGTVDLHYAKPAE; encoded by the coding sequence TTGAGCAATTCTGCCGACTCCCCCGAAGGCCCGGCCCGGCACACCTCCGTGTGGGCGGCCCGGGCACTCACCGCTGCGGTTTTCGCCCTGGCCGGACTCATCTTCGTCACCAGCGCCAACGCCGCCAAGGGCACCGATCTACGCAGCGACTCCTCCCTGCTCAAGCTCTCCGACCTGATCAGGGAGCGCAGTGAGAAGAACGCCGAGCTGAACGAGTCGACGGCGGCCGTGCGCTCGGACATCGAGGCCCTCGCCCAGCGTGACGACGGCTCCACCAAGGCCGAGGACGCCAAGCTGGAGGCCCTGGAGAAGGCGGCGGGTACCACCGAGATCACCGGCCACTCCGTCAGTGTGACCCTCGACGACGCGCCCCCCGACGCCACCGCCAACCCGGGCTACCCCGAGCCGCAGCCCAATGACCTGGTCATCCACCAGCAGGACCTGCAAGCCGTGGTGAACGCGCTGTGGCAGGGCGGGGCCCGGGGAATCCAGGTGATGGACCAGCGGCTCATCTCCACCAGCGCGGTGCGCTGCGTCGGCAACACCCTGATCCTCCAGGGCCGCGTCTACTCCCCGCCGTACAAGGTCACCGCGATCGGTGACCCGGGCAGGCTCAAGCGGGCGCTCAACGACTCCACCGCGATCCAGAACTACCAGCTGTATGTGAAGGCGTACGGGCTGGGCTGGAAAGTCGACGAGAACGAGGCGGTGACTCTTCCCGGCTACTCGGGCACAGTGGATCTCCACTACGCGAAGCCTGCGGAGTGA
- a CDS encoding class E sortase, which produces MSVRLVVRTFSELCITVGTLIVLFVVHILFWTGVKAADAAEGEIDSLHSQWARQPVTPAPPPASTGPSPSLSAEPSPSAAPAPYRAGKPFATMHIPRFGSGWEWPVLENTEARTLQKGLGHYSGTARPGDTGNFAVAGHRRTYGDPFKDFPKLRPGDAVIVNDGTTWFTYRIAKEPYRTVPTDTGAVDPVPRGSGFEEPGRYLTLTTCEPEWGSSHRLIAWAHLDATRPVAEGKPPDLTG; this is translated from the coding sequence CTGTCGGTGCGACTCGTCGTCAGAACCTTCAGCGAACTGTGCATCACCGTGGGCACGCTGATCGTGCTCTTCGTCGTCCACATCCTGTTCTGGACCGGGGTGAAGGCGGCCGACGCCGCCGAGGGCGAGATCGACAGCCTGCACAGCCAGTGGGCCCGGCAGCCGGTGACGCCCGCCCCGCCACCCGCCTCCACCGGCCCCTCCCCCTCCCTCTCCGCCGAGCCCTCCCCCTCGGCCGCTCCGGCCCCGTACCGCGCCGGAAAGCCCTTCGCGACGATGCACATCCCCCGCTTCGGCTCCGGTTGGGAGTGGCCGGTGCTGGAGAACACCGAGGCCAGGACCTTGCAGAAGGGGCTCGGGCACTACAGCGGAACCGCCCGCCCCGGCGACACGGGCAACTTCGCGGTGGCCGGGCACCGGCGGACGTACGGCGACCCTTTCAAGGACTTCCCGAAGCTGCGCCCCGGGGACGCGGTGATCGTCAACGACGGCACGACCTGGTTCACGTACCGCATCGCGAAGGAGCCGTACCGGACCGTGCCCACCGACACGGGGGCCGTCGACCCCGTGCCGCGCGGCTCCGGCTTCGAGGAGCCCGGCCGCTATCTGACACTCACCACCTGCGAGCCCGAGTGGGGCAGCAGCCACCGGCTGATCGCCTGGGCCCACCTGGACGCGACCCGGCCGGTGGCCGAGGGGAAGCCGCCGGACCTCACCGGCTGA
- a CDS encoding aminodeoxychorismate/anthranilate synthase component II, with amino-acid sequence MSARILVVDNYDSFVFNLVQYLYQLGAECEVLRNDEVTTAHAQDGFDGVLLSPGPGTPEQAGVCVEMVRHCADTGVPVFGVCLGMQSMAVAYGGVVDRAPELLHGKTSPVTHEGKGVFAGLPSPFTATRYHSLAAEPAALPPELEVTARTADGIIMGLRHRDRAVEGVQFHPESVLTEHGHLMLANWLEQCGDQGAVARSAGLAPVVGKAAA; translated from the coding sequence GTGAGCGCACGCATCCTCGTCGTGGACAACTACGACAGCTTCGTCTTCAACCTCGTCCAGTATCTCTACCAGCTCGGCGCCGAGTGCGAGGTCCTGCGCAACGACGAAGTGACCACCGCCCATGCCCAGGACGGTTTCGACGGGGTCCTGCTCTCGCCGGGCCCCGGCACGCCCGAGCAGGCCGGCGTCTGCGTCGAGATGGTCCGGCACTGTGCGGACACCGGCGTTCCGGTCTTCGGCGTCTGTCTGGGGATGCAGTCGATGGCGGTCGCGTACGGCGGTGTCGTCGACCGGGCCCCCGAACTGCTGCACGGTAAGACCTCCCCGGTGACCCACGAGGGCAAGGGCGTCTTCGCCGGGTTGCCCTCCCCCTTCACCGCGACCCGCTACCACTCGCTCGCCGCCGAACCGGCCGCGCTGCCACCGGAGCTGGAGGTCACGGCCCGCACGGCGGACGGCATCATCATGGGGCTGCGCCACCGTGACCGGGCCGTGGAGGGTGTGCAGTTCCACCCCGAGTCGGTGCTCACCGAGCACGGCCATCTGATGCTCGCCAACTGGCTGGAGCAGTGCGGCGACCAGGGGGCCGTCGCGCGGTCGGCGGGGCTCGCGCCGGTGGTGGGCAAGGCCGCCGCGTGA
- a CDS encoding class E sortase, with protein MPGAQDGPDEPAPGRPAPEAQQRAYQDLQQPQGAPDEWYDPEGYQRDWYGSQRPPAPEAGSVPGAGSATGAGAVPGAAFAPDPVPVLDPDPVLDAAHPASVLTPGPVSRPDETMGLRTAAPRRIASPEEQGGLALAPDPDSDRDLGPDRDLGPDPAAEPRTDSRTEPRTEVLSRISDGPAPAPGGRAERRRAAKGRGRRRPGPAAPPATASAVPTAPMSRVEARRAARAAKDSPAVVASRVVGELFISLGVLMLLFVTYQLWWTNIRAEQIAGRETDKIQDEWANGDRKPGVFAPGQGFAIMHIPKLDVVVPIAEGIDKEKVLDRGMVGHYGEGKLKTAMPEDELGNFAVAGHRNTHGEPFRYINKLSPGDPIVVETRDAYYTYEMSSILPQTSPSNISVIEPVPVGSGFTKPDRYITLTTCTPEFTSTYRLIVWGKMVDERPRSEGKPNALVG; from the coding sequence ATCCCGGGCGCCCAGGACGGACCGGACGAGCCTGCTCCCGGCAGGCCGGCACCCGAGGCCCAGCAGAGGGCCTACCAGGACCTCCAGCAGCCCCAGGGAGCGCCGGACGAGTGGTACGACCCCGAGGGCTACCAACGGGACTGGTACGGCTCCCAGCGGCCGCCTGCGCCCGAAGCGGGTTCCGTGCCTGGCGCGGGTTCTGCGACGGGTGCGGGCGCTGTGCCGGGAGCGGCTTTCGCGCCGGACCCGGTCCCCGTGCTCGACCCGGACCCGGTCCTCGACGCGGCCCACCCGGCCTCCGTGCTCACCCCCGGACCGGTGTCGCGCCCCGACGAGACGATGGGGCTCCGGACGGCGGCCCCCCGGCGAATAGCGTCGCCCGAGGAGCAGGGGGGGCTGGCCCTCGCCCCGGACCCGGACTCGGACCGGGATCTGGGCCCGGACCGGGACTTGGGCCCGGACCCGGCCGCCGAGCCCCGTACCGATTCCCGCACAGAGCCCCGTACCGAGGTCCTCAGCCGCATCTCGGACGGGCCCGCCCCCGCCCCCGGCGGGCGGGCCGAGCGGCGCAGGGCGGCCAAGGGGCGCGGCCGTCGGCGCCCGGGACCGGCCGCTCCACCGGCCACGGCGTCCGCCGTGCCCACCGCGCCGATGTCCCGAGTGGAGGCGCGGCGTGCGGCGCGGGCGGCGAAGGACAGCCCGGCGGTGGTCGCCAGCCGGGTGGTCGGCGAGCTGTTCATCTCCCTCGGCGTCCTGATGCTGCTCTTCGTCACCTATCAGCTCTGGTGGACCAACATCCGGGCCGAGCAGATCGCGGGCCGCGAGACGGACAAGATCCAGGACGAGTGGGCCAACGGCGACCGCAAGCCGGGGGTGTTCGCCCCCGGACAGGGTTTCGCGATCATGCACATCCCGAAGCTGGACGTCGTCGTCCCGATCGCCGAGGGCATCGACAAGGAGAAGGTCCTCGACCGGGGGATGGTCGGCCACTACGGCGAGGGCAAGCTGAAGACGGCGATGCCCGAGGACGAGCTGGGCAACTTCGCAGTGGCCGGGCACCGCAACACCCACGGTGAGCCGTTCCGCTACATCAACAAGCTCAGCCCCGGTGACCCGATCGTGGTCGAGACGCGCGACGCGTACTACACGTACGAGATGTCGAGCATCCTGCCGCAGACATCGCCGTCCAACATCTCGGTGATCGAACCGGTGCCGGTGGGTTCCGGGTTCACCAAGCCGGACCGGTACATCACGCTGACGACCTGCACACCGGAGTTCACGAGTACCTACCGGCTGATCGTCTGGGGCAAGATGGTCGACGAACGGCCGCGCAGCGAAGGGAAGCCCAACGCGCTCGTGGGCTGA
- a CDS encoding class E sortase, with protein sequence MAARTEHDERTDASARPARKPSRHPVATAVSLFGELLITAGLVLALFVAYSLWWTNVLADREADRQGDTVRSRWADGPGALDTKDGIGFLHVPAMKNGEVLVKKGTDPETLNNGIAGYYTDPVESALPWDDEGNFTLAAHRDGHGAKFHNIHKLKNGDPVVFETKDTWYIYKVYKTLPETSKFNVDVIQPVPEESGVEEPGRYITLTTCTPVYTSKYRYIVWGELERTEKVDKDRTKPVELL encoded by the coding sequence GTGGCAGCGAGGACCGAGCACGACGAGCGGACGGACGCGTCCGCGCGCCCGGCGCGCAAGCCCTCCCGGCACCCCGTCGCGACGGCCGTCAGCCTCTTCGGCGAGCTGCTGATCACCGCGGGCCTGGTGCTCGCGCTCTTCGTCGCGTACTCCCTGTGGTGGACCAACGTCCTCGCCGACCGCGAGGCCGACCGGCAGGGTGACACGGTCCGCAGCCGCTGGGCGGACGGCCCGGGTGCCCTGGACACCAAGGACGGCATCGGCTTCCTGCACGTACCCGCCATGAAGAACGGCGAGGTGCTGGTCAAGAAGGGCACCGACCCCGAGACCCTGAACAACGGCATCGCGGGCTACTACACGGACCCGGTCGAATCCGCGCTCCCCTGGGACGACGAGGGCAACTTCACGCTGGCCGCGCACCGCGACGGGCACGGCGCCAAGTTCCACAACATCCACAAGCTGAAGAACGGTGATCCGGTCGTCTTCGAGACCAAGGACACCTGGTACATCTACAAGGTCTACAAGACGCTCCCCGAGACCTCGAAGTTCAACGTCGACGTCATCCAGCCGGTCCCGGAGGAGTCGGGCGTCGAGGAGCCGGGCCGCTACATCACGCTGACGACCTGCACGCCGGTCTACACCTCGAAGTACCGGTACATCGTGTGGGGCGAGCTGGAGCGTACGGAGAAGGTCGACAAGGACCGCACGAAGCCGGTGGAGCTGCTCTAG
- the pknB gene encoding Stk1 family PASTA domain-containing Ser/Thr kinase: protein MEEPRRLGGRYELGSVLGRGGMAEVYLAHDTRLGRTVAVKTLRADLARDPSFQARFRREAQSAASLNHPAIVAVYDTGEDYVDGVSIPYIVMEYVDGSTLRELLHSGRRLLPERTLEMTVGILQALEYSHRAQIVHRDIKPANVMLTRTGQVKVMDFGIARAMGDSGMTMTQTAAVIGTAQYLSPEQAKGEQVDARSDLYSTGCLLYELLAVRPPFVGDSPVAVAYQHVREEPQPPSNFDPEITPEMDAIVLKALTKDPDYRYQSADEMRADIEACLDGQPVAATAAMGAAGYGGYDGYNADQPTTALRPADPNNGQTSMLPPVNPDDGGYGYDDRSGRRRQQKKSNTSTILLVVAGILVLIGAILIGRVVFSPTSDDGQLKAPNLVGSTVKEAERLADNAGVKITVGAEEPCEEQEKGEICSQDPTSGVMMDKDGTVTVIVSTGAPKIEVPNVLEKSEDGARDVLEEKGFTVNVVTEESEKTENTVIEQDPKGGEKADDGSEITITIAKQALLDLPDMRNRTFEAAEQQLRGIGFSNISRSDVDSDQPQGTVIEQSPTPGKQAKDAQIVLKVSKGPAEPEQVQIPGDIGNKSYQDVKGQLEGLGFVVQLSPGSVDKPDARVITSQPAPNSQAEKGSTITLVTVEGRGGGLFGGRGD, encoded by the coding sequence ATGGAAGAGCCGCGTCGCCTCGGCGGCCGGTACGAGCTGGGCTCGGTGCTCGGCCGTGGTGGCATGGCCGAGGTCTACCTCGCGCACGACACCCGGCTCGGCCGCACCGTAGCGGTGAAGACGCTCCGGGCCGATCTGGCCCGCGACCCGTCCTTCCAGGCCCGGTTCCGCCGTGAGGCCCAGTCGGCCGCCTCGCTCAACCACCCCGCGATCGTCGCCGTGTACGACACCGGCGAGGACTACGTCGACGGGGTCTCCATCCCGTACATCGTGATGGAGTACGTCGACGGGTCGACGCTGAGAGAGCTGCTGCACTCCGGTCGCAGGCTGCTCCCCGAGCGCACGCTGGAGATGACGGTCGGCATCCTCCAGGCCCTCGAATACTCGCACCGCGCCCAGATCGTCCACCGCGACATCAAGCCCGCGAACGTCATGCTGACGCGCACCGGCCAGGTCAAGGTCATGGACTTCGGCATCGCCCGCGCCATGGGCGACTCCGGGATGACGATGACGCAGACCGCCGCCGTCATCGGCACCGCCCAGTACCTCTCCCCGGAGCAGGCCAAGGGCGAGCAGGTCGACGCCCGCTCCGACCTGTATTCCACCGGCTGCCTGCTGTACGAGCTCCTCGCGGTGCGGCCCCCGTTCGTCGGGGACTCTCCCGTCGCGGTGGCCTACCAGCACGTGCGGGAGGAACCGCAGCCGCCGAGCAACTTCGACCCCGAGATCACGCCCGAGATGGACGCGATCGTCCTCAAGGCGCTGACCAAGGACCCGGACTACCGCTACCAGTCCGCCGACGAGATGCGGGCCGACATCGAGGCCTGCCTCGACGGCCAGCCGGTCGCGGCCACGGCGGCGATGGGCGCTGCGGGGTACGGGGGCTACGACGGCTACAACGCCGACCAGCCCACCACCGCCCTGCGCCCGGCCGACCCGAACAACGGGCAGACCTCGATGCTGCCGCCGGTCAACCCGGACGACGGCGGTTACGGCTACGACGACCGGTCCGGACGCCGGCGCCAGCAGAAGAAGAGCAACACCTCGACGATCCTGCTGGTCGTCGCGGGCATCCTGGTACTGATCGGCGCGATCCTGATCGGCCGGGTCGTCTTCTCCCCCACCAGCGACGACGGCCAGCTCAAAGCGCCGAACCTGGTGGGCTCCACGGTCAAGGAAGCGGAGAGACTCGCGGACAACGCCGGCGTCAAGATCACCGTCGGCGCCGAGGAACCCTGCGAGGAACAGGAGAAGGGCGAGATCTGCTCGCAGGACCCCACGAGCGGCGTGATGATGGACAAGGACGGCACCGTCACCGTCATCGTGTCCACCGGCGCACCGAAGATCGAGGTCCCCAACGTCCTGGAGAAGTCCGAGGACGGCGCCCGCGACGTCCTGGAGGAGAAGGGCTTCACGGTCAACGTCGTCACCGAGGAGTCCGAGAAGACCGAGAACACGGTGATCGAGCAGGACCCCAAGGGCGGCGAGAAGGCCGATGACGGGTCCGAGATCACCATCACCATCGCCAAGCAGGCCCTGCTGGACCTGCCGGACATGCGGAACCGCACCTTCGAGGCGGCGGAACAGCAGCTGCGGGGCATCGGCTTCAGCAACATCTCGCGGAGCGACGTCGACTCGGACCAGCCGCAGGGCACCGTCATCGAGCAGTCCCCGACGCCCGGAAAGCAGGCCAAGGACGCGCAGATCGTCCTCAAGGTCTCCAAGGGCCCGGCGGAGCCGGAGCAGGTCCAGATCCCCGGTGACATCGGCAACAAGTCGTACCAGGACGTCAAGGGCCAGCTCGAAGGGCTCGGCTTCGTGGTCCAGCTCTCCCCGGGCTCGGTCGACAAGCCGGACGCCCGGGTGATCACCAGCCAGCCGGCGCCCAACAGCCAGGCGGAGAAGGGCAGCACCATCACCCTCGTCACCGTCGAGGGCCGCGGGGGCGGTCTCTTCGGAGGCCGGGGCGACTGA
- a CDS encoding peptidoglycan D,D-transpeptidase FtsI family protein has translation MNKPLRRIAIFCGILILALLIRDNWLQYVRADELNSHKYNRRVEIERYAHERGDIIVDGKAITGSVETEDSDFTYKRVWKDGPLWAPVTGYSSQAFGSSQLENLEDGILTGNSDQLFFDRTLSMFTGDKKRGGNVVTTLNGDAQKAAFEGLGKKKGAVVALDPKTGAILALASTPSYDPSVFAGNSFKDSDDRQQLLKDKDKPMLNRALRETYPPGSTFKVVTAAAALENGLYDDIDAKTDSPLPWTLPQSTVQLKNEGSIPCKDASLREALRWSCNTVFGKISDDLGNQKMIEQTDKFGFNKEVFTPVRADASIYPEDNRPQNAMAGIGQASNRTTPLQMAMVAAAIANDGKLMDPYMVAERQAPNLDPVYTHEPEELSRALSGENAQKVQQMMETVVNDGTGTNAQIPGVTVGGKTGTAQHGLNNSEKPYAWFISYAKTDNGSPVAVAVVVEDGNANRDDISGGGLAAPIAKNVMKAVIDSKK, from the coding sequence GTGAACAAGCCTCTGCGCCGGATCGCGATCTTCTGCGGCATCCTCATCCTCGCCCTTCTCATCCGGGACAACTGGCTCCAGTACGTCCGTGCCGACGAGCTGAACAGCCACAAGTACAACCGCCGCGTCGAAATCGAGCGGTACGCCCACGAGCGCGGCGACATCATCGTCGACGGCAAGGCGATCACCGGCTCCGTCGAGACCGAGGACAGCGACTTCACCTACAAGCGGGTCTGGAAGGACGGCCCCCTGTGGGCCCCCGTGACCGGCTACTCCTCGCAGGCCTTCGGCTCCTCGCAGCTGGAGAACCTTGAGGACGGCATCCTGACCGGCAACAGCGACCAGCTGTTCTTCGACCGGACGCTGTCGATGTTCACGGGAGACAAGAAGCGCGGCGGCAACGTCGTCACCACTCTCAACGGCGACGCTCAGAAGGCCGCCTTCGAGGGGCTCGGAAAGAAGAAGGGCGCGGTCGTCGCCCTTGATCCGAAGACGGGCGCCATCCTCGCTCTCGCCAGCACCCCGTCCTACGACCCCTCGGTCTTCGCCGGGAACTCGTTCAAGGACTCGGACGACCGGCAGCAGCTCCTGAAGGACAAGGACAAGCCGATGCTCAACCGGGCATTGCGCGAGACCTACCCCCCGGGCTCCACCTTCAAGGTCGTCACCGCCGCCGCCGCCCTGGAGAACGGGCTCTACGACGACATCGACGCCAAGACCGACTCCCCGCTGCCCTGGACCCTGCCGCAGTCCACCGTCCAGCTGAAGAACGAGGGCAGCATCCCCTGCAAGGACGCCTCGCTGCGGGAGGCCCTGCGCTGGTCCTGCAACACCGTCTTCGGGAAGATCAGCGACGACCTCGGCAACCAGAAGATGATCGAGCAGACGGACAAGTTCGGTTTCAACAAGGAAGTCTTCACACCCGTCCGCGCCGACGCGAGCATCTACCCCGAGGACAACAGGCCGCAGAACGCCATGGCGGGCATCGGCCAGGCGTCCAACCGCACCACCCCGCTCCAGATGGCCATGGTCGCCGCGGCCATCGCCAACGACGGCAAACTGATGGATCCGTACATGGTCGCCGAGCGTCAGGCGCCCAACCTGGACCCGGTCTACACCCACGAGCCCGAAGAGCTCAGCCGCGCGCTCTCCGGTGAGAACGCCCAGAAGGTCCAGCAGATGATGGAGACCGTCGTCAACGACGGCACGGGAACCAACGCGCAGATCCCCGGCGTCACAGTGGGCGGCAAGACCGGTACCGCACAGCACGGTCTGAACAACAGCGAGAAGCCCTACGCCTGGTTCATCTCGTACGCGAAGACCGACAACGGCTCCCCGGTCGCCGTCGCCGTCGTGGTCGAGGACGGCAACGCCAACCGGGACGACATCTCCGGTGGTGGGCTGGCCGCCCCGATCGCGAAGAACGTGATGAAGGCGGTCATCGACAGCAAGAAGTGA
- a CDS encoding FtsW/RodA/SpoVE family cell cycle protein: MSVVTNTTTIGAIDAPSRRNTELALVIFAVAISVFAYANVGLALNGELPSGMLGYGAGLALLGGVAHLVVRRFAKYADPLLLPLATLLNGLGLALIWRLDQSERLLNHPNFAPAASKQLLFSAMGVALFVGVLILLKDHRILQRYTYISMVVALILLILPMFFPPQFGARIWITIPGIGSLQPGEFAKIVIAIFFSGYLMVKRDALALASRRFMGLYLPRGRDLGPILAIWAMSILILVFETDLGTSLLFFGMFVVMLYVATERTSWIVFGLTMSAVGAVGVASFEPHVQDRVTAWLDPFAGWGTHPASEQMAQVLMSFGSGGTLGTGLGQGHSDLILFAANTDFILATVGEELGLAGVMAFLLLYGLIIERGVRTALAARDPFGKLLAIGLSGAFAIQVFVVAGGVMGLIPLTGMTMPFLAAGGSSVLANWALIAILIRISDTARRPAPAPAPSTDAEMTQVVRP, translated from the coding sequence ATGAGCGTTGTCACCAATACGACCACCATCGGCGCGATCGACGCACCGAGCCGCCGCAACACCGAGCTGGCGCTCGTCATCTTCGCCGTCGCCATCTCGGTGTTCGCCTACGCCAACGTGGGGCTCGCCCTCAACGGCGAACTGCCCTCGGGGATGCTCGGCTACGGGGCGGGGCTCGCGCTGCTCGGCGGGGTGGCCCACCTCGTGGTGCGGAGGTTCGCCAAGTACGCCGATCCGTTGCTGCTGCCGCTGGCAACACTGCTGAACGGGCTGGGGCTGGCGCTCATCTGGCGCCTGGACCAGTCGGAACGGCTGCTCAACCACCCCAACTTCGCGCCCGCCGCGTCCAAGCAGCTGCTCTTCTCGGCGATGGGGGTCGCCCTCTTCGTCGGGGTGCTGATCCTGCTCAAGGACCACCGCATCCTCCAGCGCTACACCTACATCTCCATGGTGGTGGCGCTCATCCTGCTGATCCTGCCGATGTTCTTCCCGCCGCAGTTCGGCGCGCGGATCTGGATCACCATCCCGGGGATCGGCTCCCTCCAGCCCGGCGAGTTCGCGAAGATCGTCATCGCGATCTTCTTCTCCGGCTATCTGATGGTGAAGCGCGACGCCCTGGCTCTGGCCAGCCGCCGCTTCATGGGGCTCTACCTGCCCCGCGGGCGTGACCTCGGACCGATCCTGGCCATCTGGGCGATGTCGATCCTGATCCTCGTCTTCGAGACGGACCTCGGCACCTCGCTCCTCTTCTTCGGCATGTTCGTCGTCATGCTCTACGTGGCGACCGAGCGCACCAGCTGGATCGTCTTCGGCCTGACCATGTCGGCCGTGGGCGCCGTCGGTGTGGCCTCCTTCGAGCCGCACGTGCAGGACCGCGTCACCGCCTGGCTCGACCCGTTCGCCGGCTGGGGCACGCATCCCGCCAGTGAGCAGATGGCCCAGGTGCTGATGTCCTTCGGTTCCGGCGGGACGCTCGGCACCGGGCTCGGCCAGGGCCACTCCGACCTGATCCTGTTCGCGGCCAACACGGACTTCATCCTCGCCACCGTGGGCGAGGAGCTCGGCCTCGCCGGCGTGATGGCCTTCCTCCTGCTGTACGGGCTGATCATCGAGCGCGGTGTACGCACCGCGCTGGCCGCCCGCGACCCGTTCGGCAAGCTGCTGGCCATCGGGCTCTCCGGTGCCTTCGCGATCCAGGTCTTCGTCGTCGCCGGTGGGGTCATGGGCCTCATCCCGCTCACCGGTATGACGATGCCCTTCCTCGCCGCCGGTGGTTCGTCCGTGCTCGCCAACTGGGCTCTGATCGCCATCCTGATCCGGATCAGCGACACCGCCCGACGGCCGGCGCCCGCCCCTGCCCCGTCCACGGACGCCGAGATGACCCAGGTGGTCCGACCGTGA
- a CDS encoding Stp1/IreP family PP2C-type Ser/Thr phosphatase codes for MSLSLRFAAGSHKGMIREGNEDSGYAGPRLLAIADGMGGQAAGEVASSEVISTLVQLDDDVPGSDLLTSLGTAVQQANDQLRVMVEEDPQLEGMGTTLTALLWTGQRLGLVHVGDSRAYLLRDGVLTQITQDHTWVQRLVDEGRITEEEATTHPQRSLLMRALGSGDHVEPDLSIREVRAGDRYLICSDGLSGVVSHQTMEETLASYQGPQETIQELIQLALRGGGPDNITCIVADVLDVDSNDTLAGQLNDTPVVVGAVAENQAQLGDGGAMQTPAGRAAGLGRPTPPPAGGFGPPGSGDVGYDGMPDGPYDAYTDDDYVKRGGGRKWLKRSVYIVLALAVIGGGLYGGFRWTQTQYYVGAQNENVALFRGISQDLAWVSLSKVEKDHPEIELKYLPPYQRKQVEATIAEGSLKDAREKVAELAAQASACKKDAQRRAAEAENRARTGEGEAGGTAGAPATRTSATFSAKGTKSTTAPTPGPSLSEEEKKLVPQCGKQ; via the coding sequence ATGAGTCTGTCGCTGCGCTTCGCCGCCGGGTCGCACAAGGGCATGATCCGCGAGGGCAACGAGGACTCCGGCTATGCCGGCCCCCGGCTCCTCGCCATCGCCGACGGCATGGGCGGTCAGGCGGCCGGGGAGGTCGCCAGCTCCGAGGTGATCTCCACGCTCGTCCAGCTCGACGACGACGTACCGGGCTCCGACCTCCTGACCTCGCTGGGCACCGCGGTCCAGCAGGCCAACGACCAACTGCGTGTCATGGTCGAGGAGGACCCCCAGCTGGAGGGCATGGGCACCACGCTCACCGCCCTGCTCTGGACCGGCCAGCGGCTCGGCCTGGTCCACGTCGGCGACTCCCGCGCCTATCTGCTGCGCGACGGCGTCCTGACGCAGATCACCCAGGACCACACCTGGGTACAGCGTCTCGTCGACGAGGGCCGGATCACCGAGGAAGAGGCCACCACCCACCCCCAGCGCTCCCTGCTGATGCGGGCGCTGGGCAGCGGCGACCATGTCGAGCCGGACCTCTCCATCCGTGAAGTCCGCGCCGGCGACCGCTACCTGATCTGCTCCGACGGCCTCTCCGGCGTCGTCTCCCACCAGACGATGGAAGAGACCCTGGCCAGCTACCAGGGCCCGCAGGAGACCATCCAGGAGCTGATCCAGCTCGCTCTGCGCGGCGGCGGCCCCGACAACATCACCTGCATCGTGGCCGACGTCCTGGACGTCGACAGCAACGACACCCTGGCCGGGCAGCTCAACGACACCCCGGTCGTCGTCGGCGCGGTCGCCGAGAACCAGGCCCAGCTGGGCGACGGCGGGGCCATGCAGACGCCCGCCGGACGCGCGGCCGGCCTCGGCCGCCCCACCCCACCGCCCGCCGGCGGCTTCGGCCCGCCCGGCAGCGGCGACGTCGGCTACGACGGCATGCCGGACGGCCCCTACGACGCCTACACGGACGACGACTACGTCAAGCGGGGCGGCGGCCGTAAATGGCTCAAGCGGTCCGTCTACATCGTGCTCGCGCTGGCCGTGATCGGCGGGGGACTGTACGGCGGCTTCCGCTGGACGCAGACCCAGTACTACGTCGGCGCACAGAACGAGAACGTCGCGCTGTTCCGGGGCATCAGCCAGGACCTCGCCTGGGTCTCGCTCTCGAAGGTCGAGAAGGACCACCCCGAGATCGAGCTCAAGTACCTGCCGCCCTACCAGCGCAAGCAGGTCGAGGCGACCATCGCCGAGGGCAGCCTCAAGGACGCCCGTGAGAAGGTCGCCGAGCTCGCCGCCCAGGCCTCCGCCTGCAAGAAGGACGCGCAGCGCCGCGCGGCCGAGGCCGAGAACCGGGCCCGTACCGGCGAGGGCGAGGCCGGCGGCACCGCCGGGGCCCCCGCCACCAGGACTTCCGCCACGTTCTCCGCCAAGGGGACCAAGTCGACCACAGCTCCCACTCCCGGCCCCAGCCTCTCGGAGGAAGAGAAGAAGCTGGTCCCGCAGTGCGGTAAGCAGTAA